One stretch of Saccharomonospora xinjiangensis XJ-54 DNA includes these proteins:
- a CDS encoding glycosyltransferase, translating to MAQGDTAPHARTAEWTAQPLVSVVVVNYRGADDTIACLRALAALDRQRLEIICVDNASPGDDADRIRAAVPAARVIASDRNLGFAGGCNLGASHAEGTVLAFLNNDARPHPRWIDAAVEVLRADPAVGAVASKVLDLDGERADFVDGGLTWFGMGYKRHTDTPIADLPDSEHDTAKDVLFATGSAMFVRANVFAELGGFDDDFFMFYEDVDLGWRLNLRGWRVRYVPGSIAYHRHHGTMSAVDSPDSGRETFLLERNALCALYKNLSDETLATVLPAALALAVRRATARGDLDPQAFDLACHAGPPETTPVPVSRSSLAGVLAIDAFVERLPALQRARAEEQAKRVRTDADLLPLLRKALEPAYPLPRYLAAHDILTEVFGIERAFGARRKVCVITGDTLTSRMAGPAIRAWNIASVLSAEHDVRLVSVNPVVDPPKAPFAVTGSTRRDLAGHVGWADIVILQGHVLELAPSLKQEYAHKIVVCDVYDPMHLELLEQGKDAPDDRREADLAGVTRVLDAQLERGDFFLCASERQRHLWLGHLTALGRLSPQLYDADPTTRSLLAVVPFGLPPEPPRRTGPGLRSTLGLADDDRVVLWAGGVYSWFDPLTLVRAFGTLREEHPDARLVFLGMKHPNPEVGEMDIAERTRRLSEELGLTGKHVFFNEQWVPYDERQNWLLDADCGVTTHYEHVETMFAFRTRVLDYLWTGLPIVTTDGDALADLVREERLGVVVPAQDHKALAEALERCLYDTEFAAACRDRMVAVAERFTWPNVLRPLVEFCRDPHPAADRLPGAGHLAPAPPLGRIESVRRDLDLIRTYLADGGPAELARRVAGRVRKLALRGARRG from the coding sequence TTGGCCCAGGGGGATACGGCGCCGCACGCGCGGACGGCCGAATGGACGGCACAGCCACTCGTCTCGGTCGTGGTGGTGAACTACCGGGGCGCGGACGACACGATCGCGTGCCTGCGCGCGCTGGCCGCACTCGACCGGCAGAGGCTGGAGATCATCTGCGTCGATAACGCCTCGCCGGGCGACGACGCCGACCGCATCAGGGCCGCCGTGCCCGCCGCGCGGGTGATCGCCTCCGACCGCAATCTCGGCTTCGCGGGAGGCTGCAACCTCGGCGCGAGCCACGCCGAGGGCACGGTGCTGGCCTTCCTCAACAACGACGCGAGGCCGCACCCGCGCTGGATCGACGCCGCCGTGGAGGTCCTGCGCGCCGACCCGGCCGTCGGCGCCGTGGCGAGCAAGGTGCTCGACCTCGACGGCGAGCGCGCCGACTTCGTGGACGGCGGCCTGACGTGGTTCGGCATGGGCTACAAGCGGCATACCGACACCCCGATCGCCGATCTCCCTGACTCCGAGCACGACACCGCCAAGGACGTGCTGTTCGCCACCGGTTCGGCCATGTTCGTGCGCGCGAACGTGTTCGCGGAGCTGGGCGGGTTCGACGACGACTTCTTCATGTTCTACGAGGACGTCGATCTCGGCTGGCGGCTCAACCTGCGTGGCTGGCGGGTGCGCTACGTGCCCGGCTCCATCGCCTACCACCGCCACCACGGCACGATGTCCGCAGTGGACAGTCCGGACAGCGGCCGGGAGACGTTCCTGCTGGAACGCAACGCGCTCTGCGCCCTCTACAAGAACCTCTCCGACGAGACGCTGGCGACGGTGCTGCCTGCCGCGCTGGCACTGGCCGTGCGGCGGGCCACCGCGCGGGGCGACCTCGACCCGCAGGCGTTCGATCTCGCCTGCCACGCGGGCCCTCCCGAGACGACTCCCGTTCCGGTGTCGCGAAGCTCGCTGGCCGGTGTGCTGGCCATCGATGCATTCGTCGAGCGCCTTCCCGCTCTCCAGCGCGCGAGGGCAGAGGAGCAGGCCAAGCGCGTGCGCACCGACGCCGACCTGCTGCCGCTGCTGCGCAAGGCACTCGAACCCGCCTACCCGCTGCCGCGGTACCTCGCCGCGCACGACATCCTCACCGAGGTCTTCGGCATCGAGCGGGCGTTCGGCGCGCGGCGCAAGGTCTGCGTCATCACTGGCGACACGCTCACCAGCCGGATGGCGGGCCCCGCCATCCGCGCGTGGAACATCGCCTCCGTGCTGTCGGCCGAGCACGACGTCCGCCTCGTGAGCGTGAACCCGGTCGTCGATCCGCCGAAGGCACCCTTCGCCGTCACCGGATCGACACGGCGCGACCTCGCAGGCCACGTCGGGTGGGCGGACATCGTGATCCTGCAAGGCCACGTCCTCGAACTGGCACCGTCGCTCAAGCAGGAGTACGCGCACAAGATCGTCGTCTGCGACGTCTACGACCCCATGCACCTCGAACTCCTCGAACAGGGCAAGGACGCTCCGGACGACCGCCGTGAGGCCGACCTCGCCGGGGTCACCCGAGTCCTCGACGCCCAACTGGAACGCGGCGACTTCTTCCTGTGTGCCTCCGAGCGGCAGCGGCATCTGTGGCTGGGGCATCTCACCGCGCTCGGCAGGCTGTCTCCCCAGCTCTACGACGCCGACCCCACGACCCGGTCGCTGCTCGCCGTGGTGCCGTTCGGCCTTCCGCCCGAGCCGCCCCGCCGCACGGGCCCCGGACTGCGCTCCACCCTCGGTCTCGCCGACGACGACAGGGTGGTGCTGTGGGCAGGCGGCGTCTACAGCTGGTTCGACCCGCTGACCCTCGTGCGTGCCTTCGGAACACTCCGCGAGGAGCACCCCGACGCGCGGCTGGTCTTCCTCGGCATGAAACACCCGAACCCCGAGGTCGGCGAGATGGACATCGCCGAGCGCACGCGGAGGCTGTCCGAGGAACTCGGGCTCACCGGCAAGCACGTGTTCTTCAACGAGCAGTGGGTTCCCTACGACGAGCGGCAGAACTGGCTGCTCGACGCCGACTGCGGGGTCACAACCCACTACGAGCACGTCGAGACGATGTTCGCGTTCCGCACCAGGGTGCTCGACTACCTGTGGACGGGCCTTCCCATCGTCACCACCGACGGCGACGCGCTCGCCGACCTCGTGCGCGAGGAACGACTCGGCGTGGTCGTGCCCGCGCAGGACCACAAGGCACTGGCCGAGGCGCTGGAGCGTTGCCTCTACGACACCGAGTTCGCCGCCGCCTGTCGCGACCGCATGGTGGCCGTGGCGGAACGGTTCACGTGGCCCAACGTGCTTCGCCCGCTCGTGGAGTTCTGCCGCGACCCCCACCCCGCCGCGGACCGCCTTCCCGGCGCCGGTCACCTCGCACCCGCACCGCCGCTGGGGAGAATCGAATCGGTGCGCCGCGACCTCGACCTCATCAGGACCTACCTCGCCGACGGCGGGCCTGCGGAACTCGCCCGCCGTGTCGCGGGCCGGGTGAGGAAGCTGGCTCTGCGGGGAGCACGCCGTGGCTAG
- a CDS encoding sugar phosphate nucleotidyltransferase, whose translation MTSVSGADAVILVGGKGTRLRPLTLSAPKPMLPTAGVPFLSHMLSRIRAAGITHVVLGTSYRAEVFERYFGDGSALGLDIEYVVESEPLDTGGAIRNVADHLRADDAVIFNGDILSGADLAALVAAHRTSRADVTLHLQRVDDPSRFGSVPTADDGRVTAFLEKTPNPPTDQINAGCYVFRRSVIEEIPAGRRVSVERETFPGLLERGRHVHGFVDDSYWLDVGTPEAFVRGSADLVTGIAPSAALPGPAGQRLVLDGAVVAGDAEVTGGSTVGAGARVASGARVRGSVLFDGAEVAEGAVVEHSVLGAGARVGKDAVLRGVVLGDRAVVGAGCELLDGARVWPEIELPDSAIRFSSDA comes from the coding sequence ATGACGTCCGTGTCGGGTGCTGATGCCGTGATCCTCGTCGGCGGCAAGGGGACGCGGCTGCGTCCGCTCACCCTTTCGGCGCCGAAGCCGATGCTGCCGACGGCGGGGGTTCCGTTCCTGTCCCACATGCTGTCGCGCATTCGCGCCGCGGGAATTACACACGTGGTGCTCGGCACGTCCTACCGCGCGGAGGTGTTCGAACGGTACTTCGGCGACGGTTCCGCGCTGGGCCTCGACATCGAGTACGTGGTCGAGTCGGAGCCGCTGGACACGGGCGGGGCCATTCGTAACGTCGCCGACCATCTGAGAGCCGACGACGCGGTGATCTTCAACGGGGACATCCTGTCCGGTGCGGACCTCGCGGCGCTGGTCGCCGCCCACCGCACCTCCCGCGCCGACGTGACGTTGCACCTTCAGCGGGTGGACGACCCCTCACGGTTCGGTTCGGTGCCCACCGCCGACGACGGCCGTGTGACCGCGTTCCTCGAGAAGACACCGAACCCGCCGACCGATCAGATCAACGCGGGATGTTACGTGTTCCGCAGGTCGGTGATCGAGGAGATTCCGGCAGGCCGCCGCGTCTCGGTGGAGCGCGAGACGTTCCCCGGACTGCTGGAGCGGGGACGGCATGTGCACGGGTTCGTTGACGATTCGTACTGGCTCGACGTCGGTACCCCTGAGGCTTTCGTGCGTGGTTCGGCGGATCTCGTCACGGGCATCGCGCCGTCGGCGGCTCTTCCCGGCCCCGCCGGGCAGCGGCTGGTGCTCGACGGCGCGGTGGTCGCCGGTGACGCCGAGGTGACAGGAGGGTCCACCGTCGGCGCGGGGGCGCGTGTGGCGTCGGGCGCGCGTGTGCGGGGCTCGGTGCTGTTCGACGGCGCGGAGGTCGCCGAGGGCGCCGTGGTGGAACACTCCGTGCTCGGCGCGGGAGCCAGGGTCGGCAAGGACGCGGTGCTGCGCGGTGTCGTGCTGGGCGACAGGGCGGTCGTGGGGGCGGGGTGCGAACTGCTCGACGGCGCCAGGGTGTGGCCCGAGATCGAACTGCCCGATTCCGCGATCCGGTTCTCCAGCGATGCCTGA
- a CDS encoding glycosyltransferase, with the protein MHNGGVTESKTYGDGLAVVTVTYSPGKTLDRFLDTLEKATEREVSVVLADNGSVDGVPEKAAAEREAVHFVPTGGNLGYGGGVNAGVATLGDEVGWIVVANPDLEWDPGSLDALLEVAQRWPRGGAFGPLIREPDGSVYPSARLLPSLGRGIGHAVFGKIWPGNPWTRSYRQEKAAPTERTVGWLSGSCLLLRRAAFDSVAGFDDRYFMYFEDVDLGDRLGRAGWLNVYAPSASVMHIGGASTSKASERMLSAHHTSAYRYLADRHRGLLWKPVLAAVKLGLAVRLKVETRG; encoded by the coding sequence GTGCACAATGGCGGGGTGACGGAGTCGAAGACGTACGGTGACGGCCTCGCCGTGGTGACAGTGACCTACTCGCCTGGCAAGACCCTGGACCGATTTCTCGACACACTGGAGAAGGCCACCGAACGCGAGGTCTCGGTGGTGCTCGCCGACAACGGGTCGGTGGACGGTGTCCCCGAGAAGGCGGCTGCCGAGCGGGAGGCCGTTCACTTCGTCCCCACTGGCGGCAATCTCGGCTACGGCGGCGGCGTCAACGCCGGTGTCGCCACCCTCGGCGACGAGGTCGGCTGGATCGTCGTCGCCAACCCCGACCTCGAATGGGACCCCGGCTCGCTGGACGCGCTGCTGGAGGTGGCGCAACGCTGGCCGAGGGGAGGGGCATTCGGCCCGCTGATCCGCGAACCCGACGGCTCGGTGTACCCGTCGGCGCGGCTGCTTCCCTCGCTGGGCAGGGGAATCGGGCACGCCGTGTTCGGCAAGATCTGGCCAGGCAACCCGTGGACCCGCTCGTACCGGCAGGAGAAGGCGGCTCCCACCGAGCGGACCGTCGGCTGGCTCTCCGGCTCGTGCCTTCTCCTGCGCAGAGCGGCGTTCGACTCCGTCGCGGGCTTCGATGACCGCTACTTCATGTACTTCGAGGACGTCGATCTCGGCGACCGGCTGGGCAGGGCGGGCTGGCTCAACGTCTACGCGCCATCGGCGAGTGTCATGCACATCGGAGGGGCGTCCACGTCGAAGGCGTCGGAGCGGATGCTCAGCGCTCACCACACCAGCGCGTACCGCTACCTCGCCGACCGGCATCGGGGCCTGCTGTGGAAACCCGTGCTCGCGGCCGTGAAACTGGGGCTCGCGGTGCGGTTGAAGGTCGAGACCAGAGGCTGA
- a CDS encoding glycosyltransferase family 4 protein, producing MPEPRVLIDATAVPADRGGVGRYVDSLVAALDESGAGPTVVCQARDAQLYSQLAPRSRIVHTAQSAATRTARLTWEQTTLPGLARRLAIDVIHSPHYTMPLASRTASVVTLHDATFFTDPVLHSSVKARFFRAWTTTALRKASLCVVPSVATAEELRRVTRVRGAEMHVIRHGVDSARFHPPSQEEIKAARDAVGLGTMPYIAFLGALEPRKNVPALIRGFSLAVADCPSPPALVLAGQPGWDSQVENALADAPLRLRVIRAGYLPFDTLSGFLGGADVVAYPSLGEGFGLPVLEAMASGACVLTTRRLALPEVGGDAVAYCGVGAGDVAAALRELLDDPARRAELAQAALRRAKDFSWTASAEAHREAYERAWHRHRRGRP from the coding sequence GTGCCCGAACCGCGTGTGTTGATCGACGCCACGGCGGTGCCTGCCGACCGAGGGGGTGTGGGCCGGTACGTCGATTCTCTCGTCGCGGCGCTCGACGAGAGCGGTGCCGGTCCGACCGTGGTGTGCCAGGCCCGTGACGCGCAGCTGTACTCGCAGCTCGCGCCCCGCTCGCGCATCGTGCACACCGCACAGTCGGCTGCCACCCGCACGGCGCGGCTCACGTGGGAACAGACCACGCTGCCCGGCCTCGCCCGCAGGCTCGCCATCGACGTCATTCACTCACCGCATTACACGATGCCGCTGGCCAGCCGCACCGCCTCCGTCGTGACGCTGCACGACGCCACGTTCTTCACCGATCCCGTCCTGCACTCGTCGGTGAAGGCCCGGTTCTTCCGCGCGTGGACGACGACCGCGCTGCGCAAGGCGTCGCTGTGCGTGGTGCCCAGCGTCGCCACCGCCGAGGAGCTGCGCAGGGTCACCAGGGTGCGGGGCGCGGAAATGCACGTGATCCGGCACGGGGTTGACTCCGCCCGCTTCCACCCGCCGTCGCAGGAGGAGATCAAGGCAGCCCGCGACGCCGTGGGGCTCGGGACGATGCCGTACATCGCGTTCCTCGGAGCGCTGGAACCGCGCAAGAACGTCCCCGCACTGATCAGGGGGTTCTCGCTCGCGGTCGCCGACTGCCCCAGCCCTCCCGCTCTCGTGCTGGCGGGGCAGCCGGGCTGGGATTCACAGGTCGAGAACGCCCTCGCCGACGCGCCGCTGCGGTTGAGGGTGATCCGGGCGGGCTACCTGCCGTTCGACACGCTCTCCGGGTTCCTCGGCGGTGCGGACGTCGTGGCGTACCCGAGTCTCGGGGAGGGGTTCGGACTTCCGGTACTGGAGGCGATGGCCTCCGGCGCGTGCGTGCTCACCACCCGCCGCCTCGCCCTGCCCGAGGTCGGTGGCGATGCGGTGGCGTACTGCGGGGTCGGAGCGGGCGACGTCGCCGCGGCCTTGCGGGAGTTGCTCGACGATCCCGCGCGGCGTGCCGAACTGGCTCAGGCCGCGCTGCGGAGGGCGAAGGATTTCTCGTGGACCGCCAGTGCCGAGGCGCACCGGGAGGCGTACGAGCGAGCGTGGCACCGGCACCGGCGCGGGCGGCCGTGA
- a CDS encoding glycosyltransferase family 4 protein, with product MARQRLRVLLDGTPLLGHRTGIGRYTASLSEALASTSDVDTRAVAFTLRGWRGLRSVLPHGVKARGLPVAARLLRASWLTSNFPPVEMFAGLADVVHGTNFVLPATLRAARVLTIHDLAFLDAPEELAPSDRQLPILVRRGAVAADVICTPTAAVADSVAERLGIDREKIEVTPLGVDAGWFTGRPPTPQKRRQLGLDGEYLLFAGAAGPRKGLDWLLRAHEAAPDLPPLVFAGPGRFPHTSRTTHIGYLSDVDLQRVVAGASALVLPSRDEGFGLPVLEAMACDVPVVCTDVPTLREVSGGLANLVPYGEVDALTEALRKAVAEPHVASASAIRRAHAAAFTWRRCAETTLAAYRRAVES from the coding sequence GTGGCTAGGCAGCGGCTTCGGGTGCTGCTCGACGGCACCCCGCTGCTCGGCCACCGCACCGGAATCGGGCGCTACACGGCCTCGCTGTCCGAGGCGCTCGCCTCCACGTCCGATGTGGACACCCGCGCCGTCGCCTTCACTCTGCGGGGCTGGCGCGGGCTTCGTTCGGTACTGCCGCACGGCGTCAAGGCGAGGGGCCTGCCCGTCGCGGCGCGGCTGCTGCGAGCGAGCTGGCTCACCTCGAACTTCCCTCCCGTCGAGATGTTCGCCGGACTGGCCGACGTGGTGCACGGCACCAACTTCGTGCTGCCGGCCACGCTGCGCGCGGCCCGCGTGCTCACCATCCACGACTTGGCCTTCCTCGACGCCCCTGAGGAACTCGCGCCGAGCGACCGGCAGCTTCCCATCCTGGTACGCCGGGGTGCCGTGGCCGCCGACGTCATCTGCACGCCGACTGCCGCTGTCGCGGACTCGGTCGCCGAACGCCTCGGCATCGACCGGGAAAAGATCGAGGTCACCCCGCTCGGGGTGGACGCGGGCTGGTTCACCGGAAGGCCACCCACCCCGCAGAAACGCAGGCAGCTCGGGCTCGACGGCGAATACCTCCTCTTCGCGGGAGCCGCGGGACCGCGCAAGGGACTCGACTGGCTCCTTCGAGCCCACGAGGCGGCCCCCGACCTCCCACCGCTCGTGTTCGCGGGCCCCGGCCGCTTCCCACACACCTCGCGCACGACACACATCGGATACCTGTCCGATGTGGACTTGCAGCGCGTCGTCGCGGGCGCGTCGGCGCTCGTGCTGCCTTCACGGGACGAGGGTTTCGGGCTTCCCGTCCTCGAAGCGATGGCGTGCGACGTGCCCGTCGTGTGCACCGACGTCCCGACCTTGCGCGAGGTATCGGGCGGACTCGCCAACCTCGTGCCCTACGGCGAGGTGGACGCGCTTACCGAAGCCCTGCGGAAGGCCGTCGCGGAGCCCCACGTCGCCTCGGCTTCGGCGATCCGCAGAGCACACGCGGCGGCATTCACCTGGCGCCGGTGCGCGGAAACGACATTGGCGGCCTACCGCAGGGCCGTGGAGTCCTGA
- the rfbB gene encoding dTDP-glucose 4,6-dehydratase: MRVLVTGGAGFIGSHYVRQAISGEYASVRDAEIVVLDKLTYAGNRANLDPVADSPRLRFVRGDICDPAVVGEVMAGVDLVVHFAAESHVDRSILGASDFVLTNVLGTQNLLQAALDAGVGRFVHVSTDEVYGSIEQGSWAEDHVLEPNSPYSASKASSDLVARSFHRTYGLPVCITRCSNNYGPYQFPEKVIPLFVTNLLDGKPVPLYGDGLNVRDWLHVDDHCRGIQLVADGGRPGEIYNIGGGTELTNRELTERLLAAVGVGWEMVERVEDRLGHDRRYSVDITKISRELGYRPEVDFKAGLADTVRWYAENRQWWEPLKERAALAAR; encoded by the coding sequence ATGCGAGTACTGGTCACAGGTGGTGCGGGTTTCATCGGGTCGCACTACGTGAGGCAGGCCATCTCCGGCGAGTACGCCTCAGTGCGCGACGCCGAGATCGTCGTCCTCGACAAGCTGACGTACGCGGGTAACCGGGCCAATCTCGATCCCGTCGCCGACAGTCCGCGGCTGCGGTTCGTCAGGGGTGACATCTGTGATCCAGCCGTGGTGGGCGAGGTCATGGCCGGTGTTGACCTCGTGGTGCACTTCGCCGCTGAGTCGCATGTGGACCGATCGATTCTCGGGGCGTCGGACTTCGTGCTCACCAACGTCCTCGGCACCCAGAATCTGTTGCAGGCGGCGCTGGACGCGGGCGTCGGCAGGTTCGTGCACGTCTCGACCGACGAGGTGTATGGGTCGATCGAGCAGGGTTCGTGGGCCGAGGATCACGTGCTGGAGCCCAATTCGCCGTATTCGGCTTCCAAGGCGTCGTCGGATCTCGTCGCGCGTTCGTTCCACCGCACATACGGCCTGCCGGTGTGTATCACCCGGTGCTCGAACAACTACGGTCCGTACCAGTTTCCCGAGAAGGTCATCCCGCTGTTCGTCACCAACTTGCTCGACGGCAAGCCGGTTCCGCTGTACGGCGACGGGCTCAACGTCCGTGACTGGCTGCATGTGGACGATCACTGCCGGGGTATCCAGCTCGTGGCCGACGGCGGGCGTCCTGGGGAGATCTACAACATCGGCGGCGGCACGGAGCTGACCAACAGGGAGCTCACGGAGCGGCTGCTCGCCGCCGTCGGTGTCGGCTGGGAGATGGTGGAGCGGGTCGAGGACCGGTTAGGGCACGACCGCCGCTACTCGGTGGACATCACGAAGATCAGCCGCGAACTCGGATACCGCCCGGAGGTGGACTTCAAGGCGGGTCTCGCCGACACTGTGCGCTGGTACGCGGAGAACCGGCAGTGGTGGGAGCCGCTCAAGGAACGCGCCGCACTGGCCGCGCGGTGA
- a CDS encoding glycosyltransferase family 2 protein: MPTSAADTASRGPAATTTVVVVTWRGADHITGCLDGLAAQERPHRTLVVDNASDDGTAALLARHPSKPHVLRLPRNTGYAGGIAAALPHVTTPLMAWLNDDAVPAPGWLGTLEDTLLADPRLAAVGSLLRHTGGRVASAGVRLTPDGHGADLTAPGRAFGFCGGAVLLRTGVLRSIGGVPSGFFCYYEDTDTAWRLRLAGYDIAVAHDAVVVHRQGASSRPGSPAFHRWNERNRLLMLLRCAPARVAAEQLARFAALTAVLPLRRVLAWRDGGTAVPRAANFRVSSRCRVLAEVALRLPSALRQRAEVRRRSVAGRGDVWRRWAGQ; encoded by the coding sequence GTGCCCACCAGCGCCGCCGACACCGCGTCGAGGGGCCCCGCCGCCACCACCACCGTCGTCGTGGTCACCTGGCGCGGGGCCGACCACATCACCGGCTGCCTCGACGGCCTCGCCGCACAGGAACGTCCACATCGGACTCTGGTGGTGGACAACGCGTCCGACGACGGCACGGCGGCCCTGCTGGCGCGGCACCCCAGCAAGCCGCACGTGCTGCGCCTGCCCCGCAACACGGGCTACGCGGGCGGTATCGCGGCGGCCCTGCCCCACGTGACCACGCCGCTGATGGCATGGCTCAACGACGACGCCGTCCCGGCCCCGGGCTGGCTGGGGACGCTGGAGGACACGCTGCTCGCCGACCCACGGCTCGCCGCCGTCGGCTCGCTGCTGCGGCACACCGGCGGCAGGGTCGCCTCCGCGGGCGTCCGCCTCACCCCCGACGGGCACGGCGCCGACCTCACCGCACCCGGCCGCGCCTTCGGCTTCTGCGGTGGCGCGGTCCTGCTTCGCACCGGCGTGCTGCGCTCGATCGGCGGCGTGCCGTCCGGGTTCTTCTGCTACTACGAAGACACCGACACGGCATGGCGGCTCCGGCTCGCCGGGTATGACATCGCCGTCGCCCACGACGCCGTCGTCGTCCACCGCCAGGGTGCCAGCTCGCGCCCCGGCTCCCCCGCGTTCCACCGCTGGAACGAACGCAACCGCCTGCTGATGCTGCTGCGGTGCGCACCGGCAAGGGTGGCGGCGGAGCAACTGGCCCGGTTCGCGGCGCTCACCGCCGTGCTGCCGCTGCGCCGTGTCCTCGCCTGGCGCGACGGCGGCACGGCGGTGCCCAGAGCCGCGAACTTCCGCGTCTCGTCGCGCTGCCGGGTGCTGGCCGAGGTCGCCCTGCGGCTGCCCTCGGCGCTGCGGCAACGCGCGGAGGTGCGGCGACGGAGCGTGGCGGGCCGAGGGGACGTCTGGCGACGGTGGGCAGGGCAGTAG
- the rfbD gene encoding dTDP-4-dehydrorhamnose reductase produces MSRSDGAGLAVLVPGGGGQLGRDLVAAADALGERVEVIAPGSADLDVTEPGAVVEAVADLATGAAQAGRRAVVINAAAYTAVDDAEGNEEAAFAVNADGPRMLAAVCSSRGVPLVHVSTDYVFSGEADRPYEPGDALGPRSAYGRTKAAGEDAVLGSGAYAWVVRTSWLYGTSGRNFVKTMINLEAQRDNLSVVDDQVGSPTYTADLAAGLLELAGRIAEGRGPEATVLHCTNAGQTTWCGLARAVFAELGADPERVRPCTTEEFPRPAPRPAYSVLSNDAWIGAGLTPLRPWREALTAFFADVRAQDSTALR; encoded by the coding sequence ATGAGCCGATCGGACGGAGCCGGTCTTGCGGTGCTGGTGCCGGGAGGCGGCGGACAGCTCGGCCGTGACCTGGTGGCGGCAGCCGACGCACTCGGCGAGCGTGTCGAGGTGATCGCGCCGGGTTCGGCCGACCTCGACGTCACCGAGCCCGGTGCCGTGGTGGAGGCGGTCGCCGACCTCGCCACCGGCGCGGCGCAGGCAGGCAGGCGTGCCGTGGTGATCAACGCCGCCGCCTATACCGCCGTGGACGACGCGGAGGGCAACGAGGAGGCGGCGTTCGCGGTGAACGCGGACGGGCCGAGGATGCTCGCCGCCGTGTGTTCGTCGCGTGGCGTGCCCCTGGTGCACGTGTCAACGGACTACGTGTTCTCCGGTGAGGCCGACCGGCCGTACGAGCCCGGTGACGCGCTGGGGCCGCGCAGCGCCTACGGCCGGACGAAGGCGGCAGGCGAGGACGCCGTCCTGGGGTCCGGTGCGTACGCGTGGGTGGTGCGTACGTCGTGGCTGTACGGCACGTCGGGCCGCAACTTCGTGAAGACGATGATCAATCTGGAGGCTCAGCGCGACAATTTGTCCGTTGTGGACGATCAAGTCGGCAGCCCGACGTACACGGCCGATCTCGCGGCCGGCCTGCTGGAGCTCGCGGGACGGATCGCCGAGGGACGGGGGCCTGAGGCCACGGTGCTGCACTGCACCAACGCGGGGCAGACCACATGGTGTGGCCTCGCGCGCGCGGTGTTCGCCGAACTCGGCGCCGACCCGGAGCGGGTGCGGCCGTGCACGACCGAGGAGTTCCCCCGGCCCGCCCCTCGCCCCGCGTACTCGGTGCTGTCCAACGACGCGTGGATCGGGGCTGGGCTGACTCCACTGCGGCCGTGGCGCGAGGCGCTCACGGCGTTCTTCGCCGACGTGCGTGCTCAGGACTCCACGGCCCTGCGGTAG
- a CDS encoding glycosyltransferase family 4 protein: MPELVVVAEQLLAPVPGGTGRYTAQLLRALAATAPRGWRVSSVVARHADVEAARVEGVAGPRVLPLPPRALTAVWEAGIPGIPPLALWPGGDAVHAPTPLAPPRAPRGRTLSVTVHDTVAFSHPETLTPRGASWHRRMIARAARRAHTLVVPTEAVARDLARRVPVLAPTRVAGHGVTDLGQPVPVAGLPARYVLAVGTVEPRKGIGVLVEAVAALARSGEPSADVPLVLAGQPGWGGLDPVRIAEAHGLTGEEVRVLGRISDAELATVLRGASVVAVPSLAEGFGLPVLEAMATGVPVVHSDDPALAEVSAGAALVVPRGDAHALAAGLRRVLTDSVLAAKLVAEGLRRAAEFTWESAARAVWTSHAHNVSNGLPDPGHRHSAGS; encoded by the coding sequence GTGCCGGAACTGGTCGTCGTCGCCGAGCAACTGCTCGCTCCCGTACCCGGCGGCACCGGCCGCTACACCGCGCAACTGCTGCGCGCGCTGGCGGCCACAGCGCCGCGGGGCTGGAGGGTGTCGAGCGTCGTGGCCCGGCACGCCGACGTGGAGGCGGCGCGCGTCGAAGGCGTCGCCGGGCCACGGGTGCTGCCCTTACCTCCGAGGGCGCTGACGGCGGTGTGGGAGGCCGGGATACCGGGGATTCCCCCGCTCGCACTGTGGCCGGGTGGCGACGCCGTCCACGCGCCGACGCCGCTGGCCCCGCCGAGGGCACCTCGTGGGCGCACGCTGTCGGTGACCGTGCATGACACCGTCGCCTTCTCCCACCCGGAAACCCTCACGCCGAGGGGGGCGAGCTGGCACCGGCGCATGATCGCCAGGGCCGCCCGGCGCGCGCACACCCTCGTGGTGCCCACCGAGGCGGTCGCGCGTGACCTGGCGCGCAGGGTTCCCGTACTCGCGCCCACCCGCGTCGCCGGTCACGGTGTCACCGACCTCGGCCAGCCCGTGCCCGTCGCGGGCCTGCCCGCCCGCTACGTGCTCGCCGTGGGCACGGTGGAACCGCGCAAGGGAATCGGCGTGCTCGTCGAGGCCGTCGCCGCGCTCGCGCGGTCGGGCGAGCCCTCCGCCGACGTGCCGCTGGTGCTCGCGGGCCAGCCGGGCTGGGGCGGTCTCGACCCGGTGCGCATCGCCGAAGCGCACGGGCTCACCGGCGAGGAGGTCCGCGTGCTCGGGCGGATCTCCGACGCTGAACTCGCGACCGTGTTGCGCGGCGCGAGCGTCGTGGCCGTGCCGAGCCTCGCCGAGGGCTTCGGGCTGCCCGTGCTGGAAGCGATGGCCACAGGCGTTCCCGTTGTCCACAGCGACGATCCCGCGCTGGCCGAGGTGTCGGCAGGCGCGGCGCTGGTGGTCCCCCGAGGGGACGCGCACGCTCTTGCCGCAGGGCTGCGGCGGGTCCTCACCGACAGCGTTCTGGCCGCGAAACTCGTCGCCGAAGGGCTGCGGCGCGCGGCGGAGTTCACGTGGGAATCGGCGGCGAGGGCAGTCTGGACCAGCCATGCGCATAACGTGAGCAACGGTTTGCCGGATCCGGGTCACCGTCACTCCGCAGGGTCGTAG